The following is a genomic window from Thermoplasmata archaeon.
GCTGCACGCCCGCCGCGAACGCGATTCCCTTCTGGGTCAGCGCTTGCGGCAGCACGTACCGCTCCTCCGTGTTCCGGAAGTCGGACAGATACAGCAGGATGCGGTCTTCCGTGCCGAGCGCGAGTGGTGAATCCGGCTTCACGGCCCGGGAACGTTTTGCGTAGCGGATAATCCTTCGCGTGTCTCGATTCGGGGACCCGGTCGGCACCTTCTTAAAGCCTTTTCGGACTCGCTCGAGGGCGCATGCTCACGCTCCCGATGCAACCGCCTCCGGAGTTCGGCGCGCTCTTCGACGCGGACACGCGTGCCGCGATCGCGAGCGGCCTCTGCGTCTCGTGTCGTGGCGCGAAGCTCCTCTGCGGCAAATCGCGCTGCCCGATCATGGTCCGCTGGGACTCCATGATGAAGACCGCCCCGATGATCGATCGGGTGGATCTCGACGGCTCCTCCCCGCCGGGGGTGTTCGTCGGCCGCTTCGGCTATCCGAAGGTCTTCGTCGGACCCCTCGTGCCGCCGGTCCACGGCGACACGCAGATCCTCGATTCGCCGGAGGCATGGGTCGGCCTTCCGATGGACGACATCGTGAGGTTCCGGTCGCAGCTCGTCCGCGGCATGCACCGGGTGCACGTGATGGACGTCGACCGCGGTGGCCGGCTCGTCGACTCGACGCGGGAGCTCGCCCTCGCGACGTCGCCGGCAGAGGTCGAGGCGGGCTTCAGCCGTAGGCCGCACGGCCGCGTCGTCCTGGACGACAACGTGCAACCGTTCGGGCCGTCCGCGCCGCTGACGCGCCTCGACGTCGGCACGCTGAAAGTCGACGCGGCCATCGACCGCGCGTATTCGGACGCGGACCTGAAGGCGAAGGACGCCGTCCTCGGGCTCTTCGACCGGAATGTCCCGGTCTCCAAGATCCAGCGGGCGTTCAGCGTCGGCGCGTTCGGGATCGAGAAGGCGCGTCGGTTCGTGCCCACCCGGTGGTCGATCACCGCCGTCGACGACACGATCGGCAAGGCGTTGCGGGACCAGGTGAAGTCGTCGCCGCTGATCAACGAGATCCGAGTGTACGAGGCGGTCGG
Proteins encoded in this region:
- a CDS encoding Nre family DNA repair protein — translated: MLTLPMQPPPEFGALFDADTRAAIASGLCVSCRGAKLLCGKSRCPIMVRWDSMMKTAPMIDRVDLDGSSPPGVFVGRFGYPKVFVGPLVPPVHGDTQILDSPEAWVGLPMDDIVRFRSQLVRGMHRVHVMDVDRGGRLVDSTRELALATSPAEVEAGFSRRPHGRVVLDDNVQPFGPSAPLTRLDVGTLKVDAAIDRAYSDADLKAKDAVLGLFDRNVPVSKIQRAFSVGAFGIEKARRFVPTRWSITAVDDTIGKALRDQVKSSPLINEIRVYEAVGYDDRFLAVMIPRPWRYELIEAWYPNTLWNPLGREIVMFGDHEGFEGRTTYASIGGCYYAARLAVGEALVRERRQAATVILRETHPGYIMPVGVWNVREHVREALRRRPAVFETMAATLSHLRTRLDIPMERYVRVSEVLKHVLYQRTFDDFVLWDAGRLALPASQA